In Setaria viridis chromosome 5, Setaria_viridis_v4.0, whole genome shotgun sequence, the genomic stretch CTGAATAGTGAATGATTTGCGTTTgataaatatgtatctccaattTCAAAGAGTCAATTGTTACTTTTGTGTATTGAAGCTGGTTTTCATTTTGATACTGAAGACAACAAACTGCGGTAACTTCTCTGGTTGCAAGTCATTTGCTCTGTCGTCAACCATAATTACATTTCAAGCAGCATCTTTACCTTCTTTCTATTTCTAAGTCTCTCTAGCAACATTTTTTTAGTGTTATATTCCTGCTGCACAATGAATACTTCGTTCCAGCTGCTATGATTGCTTGAGATCTTCAAAGTAACATCTCATTCTAAATTGTCTCAACAGATCTCTGAGAACTTTATTTCTGGAAGAATGCAAAATTGGAGATAAGGGCAGTGAATGGCTCCATGAACTAGCTGTCAACAATTCTGTTCTTGTGACACTGAACTTCTACATGACTGATCTCAAAGTGGAGCCATCAGATCTGGAGCTTCTTGCAAAGAACTGTAAATCACTTATTTCTTTGAAGATGAGTGATTGTGATCTTTCAGATCTGATTGGTTTTCTCCAAACCTCCAAAGCATTACAAGAATTTGCTGGAGGAGCATTTTCTGAAGTAGGAGAGTGCACCAAGTATGAAAAGGTTCAATTCCCACCCAGACTATGCTTCTTGGGAAGTCTTACCTTCATGGGTAAAAATGAGATGCCTATTATCTTTCCATTTTCTGCAACACTGAAGAAACTGGACTTGCAGTACACTTTGCTCACAACTGAAGATCATTGCCAACTTATTGCTAAATGCCCCAACCTACTGGTTCTTGAGGTAATGCTTTTCGTACATCTATTCTACTGTATTTGCACCTGAAATTAGTGAATATCTCATTTCAATCGACATGATGGACACTCCTCGACAGGTGAGGAATGTGATTGGGGACCGAGGACTAGAAGTTGTTGCTGATACGTGCAAGAAGCTACGAAGACTCCGAATTGAGCGGGGGGAGGATGACCCAGGTCAAGAAGAGCAAGGAGGAGTCTCTCAGTTAGGCTTGACAGCTGTAGCTGTTGGTTGCCGTGAACTGGAGTACATTGCTGCCTATGTGTCTGATATCACCAACGGAGCCCTGGAATCCATTGGGACTTTCTGCAAGAATCTCTATGACTTCCGGCTTGTTCTTCTTGACCAACAGAAGGAAGTAACAGACCTGCCGCTTGACAATGGTGTCCGTGCTCTATTGAGAAATTGCACCAAACTCCGGAGGTTTGCCTTCTACCTGAGACCGGGAGGGCTTTCGGATGTAGGCCTTGGCTACATTGGACAATTCAGTGGGAACATACAATACATGCTGCTTGGCAACGTCGGCGAATCGGACAATGGTTTGATCCAATTTGCAATGGGGTGCACCAACCTGCGGAAGCTGGagctgaggagctgctgcttCAGCGAGCGAGCTCTGGCGGTCGCCGTTCTCCAGATGCCGTCGCTGAGGTACATATGGGTGGAGGGGTACAGGGCCTCTCCAACAGGCCAGGACCTCCTGCTCATGGCCAGGCCCTTCTGGAACATCGAGTTCGCACCTCTCAGCCCCGAGAGCGTATATCGGATGATGGCAGATGGACAGCCTTGTGTTGGTAACCAAGCTCAGGTTCTTGCATACTACTCCCTTGCTGGAAGGAGGCCGGACTGCCCTCAGTGGCTGGTTACGTTGCATCCCGCGTGACTGTAAATACGTCAAGCCGTGAGTAtggttgttgtattgtaccagtCTATACTGTTAGCCCCCTGTGTGCCGTAATAAACTCTACTAGTAGTGTAGAGGTGTAGTGCAATAAGTTGCCGTTGTGTCGCTTGTAGTGAGCTAGCAGTACTGCTATCTAATCCTGGGAGGATGTATACTGAGCTGCTCTGTTGTGCTTTCTTCCCCGGAATTGTACTCTATTCCCCTGTAAATATCAGAACTGGGTTACTGCTTTTTTGCCCGTGCTACATGATTTGAAATCAAGTACCTGAGAGGTGCATTGCACGCTCAAGATGAGCTGACAGCAACTCCGTTTTCTCATCCTCAAAATCTAAGGGGGGATGCATTGGATGTGCGTACTAGAATGTCTGGACTCCGAAGCTCTAGTCCAGCTCCAGCGCCACGAAGGCGACGGCCACCGTGAAGCGGATGGGCGCGCCCCCACACCTGCCACTTGGAGTCCCCGCTACGTGGAGTACGTGGTCTCGGCGGGCAGCGGGGCGACGAGCGGAGAGCCGTCGCGGAGTGGCAGGGGAATCTgcgcccgccaccgcgcccGGACGGCGACAGCGTCGCGTACCCAGCGCGATGGGACGAGTGGGAATAGAGCTCGAAAGCCACTGCTCGGTGACCAGTAGTTTAATGGCTAACGAACAAAAAGCGTAGGCTTTGAGCCCCGCCGCTGAATCGACAACTGGGGGCCGGCTTCCCTCGTCGGGAAAAGGACGTTTCCGTCAGCTTGCTCTGGGATTCTGGTTCTGGGGCACGATTGCATGGAGAAAACCGGGCCGAGCTGAGCCCCATTTGGCACGGCTCATCGAGCAACTTCTCGAGCGGTTTTTGATGAAGCCGTGCCAAACGACATGAGCGAAAACGGTTCCGGGAGAGAAGCCTCCGAAATCGCGCTGAGATGAGCCGTCGCACGGTGAGAGAGCTAAAACAAATTAGCTCATCGCGGCTTCTCCTCCATGCATGGACATGCTGCCCCAAAGTACCCCTCCTCCTCGTACctagagggcggcggcggcgacgcgctcTCCTCCTCGTACCTGGAGGGTCggggtggaggggcggcgacggagggagCCGGGGCCGGCGGGGTAGCGGCGGAgggtcggaggaggagggctgAGGCGAAGGAGCGGGTGCCATTCGGATAAGGAAAGAGGAGGgggaaagaaaagaagggaagaagCTGATTAGataaggggagaggaggggaaaaagaacgggaggaggaaaagagaaataaaaaaggaaagaaaaatgaagagaaaaaagaaaacgaaaagagaaaaaaaggaaatataagGGTAGtttggacatttgacatctCATTTCCAATCTAAAAAGTTAGGAGAAGTCgtttttgccaaacgtttttctACAAAATAAGAGAGCCAAAAAAAACTGCTTTTTCAGATAAGCTAGAATCAGAGCTATTTTTTCACAAGCCAAAGTCGTGCCAAACGAGCCTCGAAAATGCCAAGAGCAGATCCGAGGTTAGGAGCAGCTGCAGGATGTTGTTAGTTGCTACAGTCCAGCTGAAAGGCGTCTTATATAATTTCTCCCTAGGATTCTAGAATGTTAGCATGTTGATCCAGATCATGGGAGCAGGTACGCAGACGTACTGACgagagggagccggggaaggcaTCTGGTTCTATCTGATCACCCCTTGACACTTTGACAGGGAAAGCCTAGGTGATTGGCTAATCAAAAGTTACAACTCCAACCTCGAGGGCTAGCTTTTGGAAAAACGATCCCCGGTGCTGCTCAAGCTGAACTCTTTCTTGTTCTAACGTGCAATTACTAGGTAATAACATCATTAAAAAAGCGAATTTCGTAAAAACTATATATAGATTGACAACTAAAGTCAAACTACAAAAGCAAAAAAATTGCGGGGTGCACATCAGGTATGAGCACTTAGACCCGCAAGGCTGCAACTATTTAAGTGTTtgatttctattttttatttctctttgtactttttttttcaaaatttggatGGGCAGGTTCCCAAATAAGCCATTACTGCTTgtataagtttttttttgttcaagCTCAAATTTTACGTGCACATAAAAGATGCGTCCTTTattcaacttttttttggtCATTTTTTTGGACACCTACTTGTTGGTGCATGCGTATCCCTCCTAATCTTCATGTTTTAACATTCTTCCTCCatataaatttttatttttgcaaactTTTCCAAACAACTTATTCACATAAATTTTCATGACAACTTCGCATATTTTTTCAAGAGAAATTTTAAGGTATAAGTGCAATGCGGCTCCTTCGAAATTTTCTCatataaatttttaaaaaaactttcaaCTTAAGTTTAGTACTTGTTCAGCACGTAGGTGGGGCATGCGCATGAATCCTGGGCCGGCTGCCTGTTAGAAAATTAGCCCTCACGTCGATGAGCCGCCTGCTAATCTCCACCAGCGGAAGCTTCGATTGGACCTACCGAGATGAACTTAATTGTACGATCACAAACGACAATGGAGACACGATCTTTATTGACGAGGTTCAGCCGAAGCGTACATCCCCGGGGCATCACTACGGGCACTCCTCCCCAATACCGCAACACCGGGCGCTCCGGGGTCCCGGCATCGTGCCGCCTCCCCCCTGCGAGCCTGTCGCTATATTGTCATGGTTACAACAGCATCCCTCCTCTCATATTGATGAGGAGGCTCGAGTTATAGAGTATGACGCGGACTCTACCCTATACTACCAAAAACAAGTCAAGTCTCATCGTAACCGAACTGTAGAAATATTCGACACAATAtataacaaactccaccttggcGAATATTCCGCCATCTTGAAGCTATCATGTGTGAACTTCCATGTACACCGAGCTTGAGTTGTCGCTTTTGGCCGCTCCCTCAAAGCTGCCCGAAGAAACATTGCTATCCCTGCAATTCCCAATTCCGTAACTCCACCTGCAACTGTGCATCCTTCTCCTCTATCACCACAATCTCTGCCAAGTAAAATTAGATtcctctgataccacttgttagAGTGCGCAGCGGATTTCGGCCCAGCAACCAACTGAATTTAACATTATGCTCTACCATGATACTAAGAACCTCACGGTCGTTACCGAGTCACATATCAGAATTGTCAcattgaaaggatcttgatgtcgccagggggggtgaataggcgaatTTATAAACTTTAAACCAAATTCAAACACCTTGAGCCTTGCTGCCTGgacagaccggtcagaccggtttcccagaccggtcagaccggtatgAGGCAGTGAGGCACACCAAATTGATGCTTGATCCCCTCTTCGATTTTTAGCACCAACAATCTTGAAGAGTGTCACTTGTAGATGATATTTGGCAGAATAAACTTGTTCCTGCACACAGTAATGACACACCCAAGTAGATTGGAGCAGAAGCACAAGTAAATGCTAGAATAAAACAAGTAATGCAAACCGTAAAGAGGACacgaggatttgtttatccgaagttcagattcaacCAATGAATCCTACGTCTTCGTTGAGGAGCCTATTGAGATACGAGTCTTTTTCAACTCCCTCCCAACAAGCCGGGTCTCTGTCAACCACTTTCCTCGTCTCCACTAGTTGATCGTTTCccttgcggaggcaagatcgtagccctcacaaacttgccaCTGCTCACCACACGTTGGGAGCTAGCCGGCGACACCTAGCCGTTTAGGAGGcaaacctccaagagtaacaaatgcttcaaggcTTTCTCAACACGAACCACAAGTGTTCAACCTATGGATGGCTCTTCTCAGCTCACAATTGCTCTCAATTCACTTCTCTCTTCCACACAACTCACAAGATTTCACTTGATTCACACAACCTCATAAAaaggggttggggagagcttttcTTGGCTTTGTCCTGGCTTAGAATGGTCTAGGATCACTGTTTTTGCCTTAGGAGCAGCAACCTCCAAGAGTGGAGGtcgtggggtataaatacccaaAGAGCAAAAACTAGCCATTGAAACACTGAACAGACTGGTCAGACCGATTTGCTAGACCGATCAGACCGGTCTAACTTGAAAACTAGCCGTTGATActtagaccggtcagaccaatCTActaggccggtcagaccggtctggcTGAGCCAGCCACAATGCTCCTAACACTCACTCTTGTTGACCTAAAGGTTAAGCCAACCCTAGTTATGTGTTTTGTAATCTTTTAACAAGCTCAAAGGTATCTCTCAGGGTGAAACTCACATGGGTTAACTAaaagcacttttggtgttgtcaataaGCCAATGTTGCaaccctcttgatagtacggcatacctatactcaagatgaAATATAAAAACCATATCATCCTCTTGAGTTTGTAAGTCTTTATTCTTGCCATACTTTAATGTTTGGATACTTGAGGGCTTCCAACATAATCTTCAACTTGAGCACATCcaacttgagctagtgacttaagaCTTTCTTTTGTCCATAATAAAGTACACTTGAAGTCTTTAGTCACTCCATTTTACCAACCATAATAAactagatgcattgcattgcttccctcggtaaggcCTAGAAATGATACCTCGAAACCTCCCGGATACTAGCTACTTCACCCTAGCAATATGCCCATGGCACAAGCTGTCGCTTATCTaaagcttgcttagtccctcATTTCTAGTACCTCATTTGATTTCTTCACCCATTTTTGCCGcattgagtttagctttgctttgacACCAATAGTTAAATCCCATTTGAAGTCTTCTTCAAATGCTTGATCTAGGTTGATAAAGAAACTTCCATGAATTGCAATCTTCCACTTAATAAGACCAATATGTAGATCATAAGCTCGTGTCTTTTAGCATATCCTAATGAAGTCTTGCAATTTTCCTTCTATGAATATTTCGAACTTTTCTTGATGATCCCTTTTCTTTTGGTAACACAAGCTAACAGTTTGCTTGGTAAGTTATAGATCAAACTGTAAAAATTATCCCCAAGCATCATTCAACTCTTGCTTGTTGTTGTTCTTTAATTTATCTTTAAGGGATCACATACTTGCTTGCTACCTTCTTTATGTGCCATATGATACTCATTCACTTGGTAAGTCAATATTGCAATATGAGTATAAGAATAAACTCCTTCTCACAAACTTAGACAAACAAGTTAGTCTTTTAATTGTTTTGTCAtccaattcaccaaaacccacttaggggcctagatgcactttcaatcttcccctttttggtgattgataaCAATCCGATTAAAGCTCACAAAAGATATATCACTAAAGCTTTTAAATGCTGAGATTCAGATAGAGCTCCCCCTTAGTATGTGCATTGATTTAGTTTTCATCAACTTTGGCCTATAATGCCAACTTGCACATTTTCAAGATAGACATGGAGCTCCCCCTAAATTTCAGAATATGTGGGGTGCATAGAAAGTGTGTGAACAAATAACACGTGATGCATATGACAAGAGATCATCAAATAATAACAAAAAGGAACGAGTGTGTGCTCTCAGGGTCTAGACCGATCAGACCGGTCtgccagaccggtcagaccggtcttcCCAGGCAGCACATACTCAAAACAATCACTAGTCATGATCATGCAATGCAAACTAACACAGAGTCACTTAATTGCATAAAAATAAGTTCTACACACACAATAGCACTCATTACAGAACATCAAGTCCAAAACTAGGAGTTAAGATCGAGTTTATTACAATCCACAAAGTTTGACTCCGTCTCTCTGAAACCATAGAAATAAAGTATTAAACAAGAACTCCTATTACAGACTTAGATTCTCAAGCTACTACTGCCAACAGACTTCAAACAGCATAGCTGAGTAGACTCAGACTGGTCAGACCAGTCTCtagaccagtcagaccggtctagCTATCCAGCTAAGCTAAGTCTTGAAAAAATGGGGCTTTAATCCAACTCTTCTCCCCCTTTGTCATCAATCATCCATAAAAAGGGGGCCTGGAGAAGATGTAGCCGATCATATATCTTCAGGTGAGTCCTCGACCCAGTGAAGTCCTTTAATCATCCAACCAAGGTGTAGGAGACATTAGGTAAATAGAATCTGACACGATGATATCCTCTAGAGGTGCAAGATTGTTGTCGGACATACCATGGGTGGCCGaagaaggtggaggaggtggaggtgcacCAAAGATCACATGTGCGGCTGCCTCAACAGGGTCGGAAGAGGGTGCATATGAAGGTGCTCCGGTAGAAGGTGCAAAGGCTGATCCAGGGTAAAAAGGATAAGTTCCACTATGAATGTTCGGTCCTAGATCAGTGACAAAAGCATCAAATCCTCCTGCAGGTGGCTATGAGAAAGAAGGCGCCGAGGATGAGCTAGGCACATCTGGAAAGAGCATGCTGCCATATTGTTCAACGTACCCGACTGCCATGTACTCTCTGATCTAGCCTCAATTGATAGAATTTCAATCTCTGGGGGTGAAGGAGAGATGGGAGACCGAGGAGGTTGCAAATTCATCTAATTATGCATCATTTTCATACAATCCCTCATTTTCTTGTTATCCTTCCTCTTTTTATGCTGAGCTATTTCAATGTCCCTCTAAGTCTTGCAGATCCCAACTAGCATATTGAAGAACTTTTTTAATGGAGAGGAGGGCCTCTGAGTGTGACTCTGCTGTCCAGggccagaccggtcagaccagcctaggggaccggtcagaccggtctcagCCTGGGCAGCAGCTGGCTGCTGTGGCTGCTGTCTCTCCTCTGTCCTTTGCTCATGAAAGGTTGGTTCTTCAGGTGGAGAGCAGATGGCATGGTGGGTTTCTTGTTCACTAGAGGTCTCAAAGGCTTATGTTGAACGTCTCTAGGAAATTTGGCCTTTGTTACTTTTTCAATCATGAACATAATGTAGGGGCTATAGCTGCAGATCTTCTGTGTGTTTTCCGATAAGTTCTTGATCTCTTGCCAAATGAAATCTCCTACACTAAACTGAGGCTCTCCCGGCTTCAAGGCAACCATCAAGTTTCTTTGAAAAAGAGTGACATCGGAGGGGTTGCCATCTCTAGGAGTGAGAGTTTTTCTAAGAAGACAATTTAGGACAGCATAGTAAGTGTAGAGATGTTTGACCTTACTCCAATCTCCTCTCTTGTTCTTGGGATACATGAAATGCATTTTTGATATCTCAAGGATGTCCTCATCATGAAGCTTTGGAAGAGCATCATCATTTCCAACCTTGAACATAGAGGCAAAAGCAAGATAGGTATTGTGAGACTTTTCTCCCTCTGTCATCCAATCATAGCACGCTCATTATTAACATATCCAAAATAGATAGTGGCAAAGAATTGAGCAATGATCTCCCGATTCCAACTATGCTTGAAGCCCATGATGTACTTTATCCTTTTGCTAGCACAAGCCTTTATGACTTCATTAAAGATGGGgtcatttttcttcctcataGAGTCCCAATCCACCCACTGAGCCTCATGAGTGATTTTGGATTTCCTTAAAATGATTGTGGTGTAGAAATCCTGCTGGTATAGATTCCAAAATCTATAGTCATATGCATGCTTAGGCTCACTATAGGAGTCCTCTCTCCTTAACCTCTTGGCTGCCCCAATCATTCCACCTCCAAAGTAATTTGTAGGCCCCCTGAACATAGGATCTGGAGGCTTACGAATCTCGGGCATTTGACGTTCCTCCTTCTCATTATCATTATCATCATGATCATTGCTGCCCTCAccatcatctccatcatcaccAGGTTCACCCTCATCATCATCTCTACTGCTGCTCCCATCACTATCAACCGGCTCCTTGCCACTGCGATGCCGAATAGTGAATTCTTCCTCCTCAGTATCATCACTACTAGTATCATGCTCACTTTCCTCAAAGTCCTCAATGTCATCATCAACAAGTGCTCTTTTCTACCCTCATGGCCTTAAGGGACGAGAGCTGTCGTCTGCCACCCTGACTGgcacaaatggagtacttgttacTTTATTAGAGTgagtagaatggagagttttttagcatgagttttatgttacaaatggagtatttgttgatcttttagaacgaggaaaatggagaattttttagaatgatttttatgttacaaatggagtactagcttgttgatcttttggaatgaggagaatggagagttcttTTAGAGTGACGAGAAtagagagttttttagaatgaattttctgttacaaatggagtatttgttgttcttttagaatgaggaaaatggagagttttttagagtgagcactaaatattataaacacatttactctaccTTTCCCCTACctatattgatcaagttcttcatTCAATACGAACATCTATatccatttttcacgtaatacgatatagatggaccgacaatggatgtaacatctccgctcctccaataccagagaatagaagaacttcgagtccacaaactttGGCTGgacatcataaaagaatcttgaaatagttttccaaatacCTTTTGGAGCCAGATTTTCATAATACAAGTATGGTGGCCAATAGCTGGTTCAGACAGAGATTTATTCACTGACAATGACCTATCAGCTTATGGTTGGTTTTGGATTGCTaaaatgggccatgctcagtgaacaggtGTTTTGCCTGAACAAGCTATTGGGCCACCAtatttctattatgaaaatgtggcacttgctcgtttggacaattatttcaatatTCCTTTATAATATTCAGCCAGAGTAGGTGGACTCGTAGATctcatgttgtaccattattttaggattggtGTATCTTTTTATCTTCCAAATTAATGGTCGTGATGTGGATGATCCTATGTTCTAAATATCTCATTTATATAAGACTTAATATATGCGCTAGATTATGTCGATAGGTTCTTAGGAATCGACATTATCGATATAAATCATAGTTTGTATTTTGCGAAGATTAACGGTCACGATATGGACGATCATAGGTTCTAAGTACGGTGaatttcatatgtaatgtactccagttaatatttgtgatggatttttatctctactatttcatatatatacatatatacatgtgacaaccttgtcataatgattgaaacattttattagaattaagaCAGTGTGCGCGGGAAAGAAAACTGCTGGAGGCGGATAGTTTCAGCTCTCGCCAATTTTACaactttagtactggttggaagCATGCCCGGTGctaaatggaggaatttagtaccgggcaaaggctggaactggtactaaatgcccCTAATTTTAGATCTCACCATTTAGCAACTTTAGTACCAGTTCGGAGCCctaatcggtactaaatggaggaatttagtaccgggcaaaggCTAGCACCGGTTCTAAAGTGTCCCACCTACAAATACTTCGTCTTCTCCAAACACTTAGCAGTTTCAAAAAATTAGCAGTTCCTCCCTCTGCACCGTGCTGGCCCCATCCCCATCGCCCTCGCCCACCACTGCCGCCCCGTCGTTGTCCCCATTGCCGTCACCGTCGCCCACCGCCGACGTCCCGTCCCCGTCCTCGTCTCCGCCACCATCGCCCGTCACCCTATCCCCGACTCCGTCTCTATCGCACGTCACCCCGTCCCCGGCTCCATCGTCGTCGCCCCGTCCCCGACTCCGTCGCTCGTCACCATCGCCTTCGCCCTGTCCCCAACCATCACCACCCCATCCCCGACCGCTGTCCCCGTCGCCGTGCCTctcccttccccgccgccgcacctctccctcccccgcctTCCCCGCGCACCCTCCCCggttaggttttctttttttgatattttttattttgatgcattaaaatagcTATAATTTTGCTTGAATTGGATACCAATTTTTATTGAATGCtaagtaattttttttgtgataCAATTATGACATAAAGCTATATCTCTTCGAGGACATGTAGATATTCACGGGTAGCATTGTGATAGAATTGTGGATGGCTATGAAATTATggtctagatttatttcaatgTATATGATGTGCGTATATGACAATGTATTATTGGTGGCAAAGTTgactagttaagaaaaatggtggcaaattatcttatcacaattttatttggacagtttgggctaactatggcaagtggaagttcttctcgccatggtggtggtggccgtgaaGGTGGCCGCCGTGGACACTACATTTTCGAGGAGCCACTGTTGGCTCCTCCTCCAGgaattcacttccctaatcgcatcattgacttgccaaaagACGATCGAAGCAGAAgaacaattcccaacatagtaatattctttccttcttatAATTGGTTtgtttactacacatgaataatttctaaatttacttacatacaatgtagcttatcgaCAATATTAGATGGCTGAAAGATATTGTCGAAGCTCTAGGTAGacttctcctttagtgcaatcCGAGATAGTTGGTCCAcagaattttaaaagagtaaaaatctcttttcaagtacctgtttGAGAAACGCAGGCCAACGGGATGAGAGTAGCAGGACAGCCCATCCCGATagtttcaattgccgcatgggtcaattagcaccaagtagggtaacttttgaaaggACTGCCGTGGAGGCCTGCCTATAACAGCTTAAGGATAATGAGTACTTTGTGCCATACTtctcatatttttgaataaaggcACTCGAGAAGGAagaaagcaatgtgactaggactactgagaggctttgtcagctgaatcaacatgacatggtatggaaaacatatctaatcatccttttatcttctattatgttacatcttttaaatttcatcacgttattctcttcttttaggatatctTTGGTCAAACCTCGACGGCAATGAGCTTTCGTGCGATTTTgactcaagtcttggatgtgttgaattatagttacaccGATGGAAACCTGATAGGCACCAGAGATTCCAagctccaggctcatctcactttctataggccatTTCAGTTGACCAcctccattgttcgagatttatggtagtgcaTGTGACCATCCTTGTGAAGTgctagagagtgcactaattcatgctctagcttatattgatgaagttttAGATTTTATGATTGGAGACTTAAGCTATGTGGCATATCTTCATAAGCAAAATgaattattaaatatgtagcatgcatggatgtactcCTACCTTACACTTTTCTTATGGACTTGAATTTGTTCTCTCTAAGACCTTAAGTACTGATGTACGAACTAttgagtgttaatgatttgaatgggttgatat encodes the following:
- the LOC117857314 gene encoding coronatine-insensitive protein homolog 1a, whose amino-acid sequence is MGGEVPEPRRLSRALSFGGSGGVPEEALHLVFGYVDDPRDREAASLVCRRWHRIDALSRKHVTVGFCYAVEPARLLARFPRLESLALKGKPRASMYGLIPEDWGAYAAPWVAQLAATLECLKAVHLRRMTVTDEDIAVLVRARGHMLQVLKLDKCSDFSTDALRLVARSCRSLRTLFLEECKIGDKGSEWLHELAVNNSVLVTLNFYMTDLKVEPSDLELLAKNCKSLISLKMSDCDLSDLIGFLQTSKALQEFAGGAFSEVGECTKYEKVQFPPRLCFLGSLTFMGKNEMPIIFPFSATLKKLDLQYTLLTTEDHCQLIAKCPNLLVLEVRNVIGDRGLEVVADTCKKLRRLRIERGEDDPGQEEQGGVSQLGLTAVAVGCRELEYIAAYVSDITNGALESIGTFCKNLYDFRLVLLDQQKEVTDLPLDNGVRALLRNCTKLRRFAFYLRPGGLSDVGLGYIGQFSGNIQYMLLGNVGESDNGLIQFAMGCTNLRKLELRSCCFSERALAVAVLQMPSLRYIWVEGYRASPTGQDLLLMARPFWNIEFAPLSPESVYRMMADGQPCVGNQAQVLAYYSLAGRRPDCPQWLVTLHPA